In Ferrimicrobium sp., a single window of DNA contains:
- a CDS encoding AAA family ATPase produces the protein MKQKFRCSGCGELHLTWKGQCLACGEWGLIGEESEPTRLTRAMTTPVPLARVTRHRERRLTSGIVGLDELLGDGFVFGSVVLVSGEPGVGKSSLILGLSANIMATTSSLYITAEETQLQLAQRAERLGGSYDQLLVLATRDSDEALAAMETTEAKFVVIDSLQALAIGVALMKEFVDAVVKLAKSRELVVVVIGQVTKDGDLLGPRYVEHMVDASLMLEATGAPGIRRVLVRKNRFGPSDGVRRFSLEATGVRMLEESNRLEGTPEVGRAWAGVRVGRLAQIVEVNALVGAKSKGRLLSRGVETDRVRYLLSVIDKHCDLDLADREVMVAIPSGSVVSDPRVDLALAIALVSSRRSVPLARPLLACAEIGLLGELIADDAIRGLTQALPVPSREIITPTTKPYLRDVLTELGLHKSDRLQVVGL, from the coding sequence ATGAAGCAAAAGTTTCGCTGTTCTGGTTGTGGCGAGCTCCATCTCACGTGGAAAGGGCAGTGTCTTGCCTGTGGTGAGTGGGGGCTCATTGGTGAGGAGTCGGAGCCGACGCGCTTGACGCGAGCGATGACAACTCCAGTGCCTCTGGCACGTGTCACACGACATCGAGAGCGTCGCTTGACATCGGGGATTGTGGGACTTGACGAACTCTTGGGGGACGGGTTCGTCTTCGGCTCCGTCGTGCTGGTCTCGGGCGAGCCGGGTGTTGGAAAATCTTCGCTCATCCTTGGACTGTCTGCCAATATCATGGCGACGACATCGAGTCTCTACATTACCGCCGAAGAGACACAGTTGCAGCTTGCTCAGCGAGCCGAGCGGCTCGGTGGCAGCTATGACCAGCTACTGGTGCTGGCGACGCGCGACAGTGATGAGGCCCTTGCGGCGATGGAGACGACCGAGGCAAAATTTGTCGTGATCGACTCGCTGCAAGCCCTTGCGATCGGTGTCGCGTTGATGAAGGAGTTCGTTGACGCAGTCGTCAAGCTTGCCAAGTCGCGAGAGTTGGTGGTGGTTGTCATTGGTCAGGTCACAAAGGATGGCGATCTCCTCGGGCCGCGCTATGTCGAGCACATGGTGGATGCGTCGCTCATGCTCGAGGCGACTGGGGCACCTGGGATTCGTCGAGTCTTGGTTCGCAAGAATCGGTTTGGACCAAGTGATGGGGTGCGACGGTTCTCGTTGGAGGCCACAGGGGTACGGATGCTTGAGGAGTCGAATCGTCTTGAGGGAACCCCCGAGGTTGGACGCGCATGGGCGGGGGTGAGAGTAGGCCGCCTCGCCCAGATCGTTGAGGTGAATGCCTTGGTTGGTGCGAAGTCCAAAGGACGACTTTTGTCCCGTGGGGTTGAGACCGATCGGGTTCGGTACCTGCTCAGCGTGATCGACAAACACTGTGATCTTGATCTTGCGGACCGAGAGGTCATGGTGGCCATCCCGAGCGGCAGCGTAGTATCCGATCCGCGAGTTGACCTGGCGTTGGCGATCGCGTTGGTGAGTTCGCGCCGCTCGGTACCGTTGGCTCGCCCATTGCTCGCCTGTGCTGAGATCGGGTTGTTGGGAGAACTGATCGCCGATGACGCCATCCGAGGGTTGACACAGGCGCTGCCGGTTCCATCCCGCGAGATCATTACGCCTACGACCAAGCCATACCTTCGGGATGTATTGACCGAGCTTGGTCTTCATAAGTCCGATCGACTTCAGGTGGTAGGCTTATAG
- the disA gene encoding DNA integrity scanning diadenylate cyclase DisA, with the protein MSASITEFQQTALAKVAPGTPLRAGLDRILLAGTGALVVLGDAAEVLEICTGGFLIEAAFSPQKLFELAKMDGAIILSANGTRIVRANVHLMPDPRLVTTETGTRHRTAERVASSVDAVVVAVSEELSVISVYYRSHKQTLQPIPSVLSRASQALSTLERYRERFESVLANLTPLELNDQVTFRDVLFALQRGEMVRRIGAEIDGYLLELGTDGRLLALQSAEISLDFEERFDSLIFDFLGYCDPLEIAAVRDSFSSLSTDDVTDLRTFASWVARQAICEPLREVSLEQGDLALFTLPSRGSRLLNGISRIPTAAVASLLDRYPSVAAIRSAPEEELASLDNIGPDWARVIRESLGVSPVVSPLER; encoded by the coding sequence ATGAGCGCTTCGATCACTGAATTTCAACAAACGGCGTTGGCTAAGGTCGCGCCAGGCACCCCATTGCGGGCTGGTCTAGACCGTATCTTGCTCGCAGGGACCGGTGCGTTGGTCGTGTTGGGTGATGCGGCAGAGGTGCTCGAGATCTGTACGGGTGGCTTTCTTATCGAGGCGGCCTTCTCACCGCAAAAGCTGTTCGAGCTCGCCAAGATGGATGGTGCTATCATTCTCTCGGCCAACGGAACCAGAATTGTTCGAGCCAACGTCCACCTGATGCCTGATCCACGATTGGTGACCACTGAGACGGGGACGCGACATCGAACGGCTGAGCGGGTGGCCTCAAGCGTTGATGCCGTGGTGGTCGCCGTATCCGAGGAGCTATCGGTGATCTCGGTGTATTATCGCAGTCACAAACAGACCTTGCAGCCAATCCCCTCGGTGCTATCCCGCGCGAGTCAGGCACTCTCGACACTCGAGCGCTATCGAGAGCGCTTCGAATCGGTTTTGGCGAACTTGACTCCGCTAGAGCTCAATGATCAAGTTACCTTTCGAGACGTGCTCTTTGCCTTGCAGCGAGGGGAGATGGTGCGGCGTATCGGTGCTGAGATCGATGGATACCTACTCGAACTTGGAACAGATGGTCGTTTGCTCGCGTTGCAGTCGGCCGAGATTTCGCTGGACTTCGAGGAGCGTTTCGATTCGCTGATCTTTGACTTCTTGGGCTACTGTGATCCGCTAGAGATTGCGGCAGTTCGTGATTCGTTCTCCTCGCTATCAACCGACGACGTCACGGATCTGAGGACCTTTGCGAGTTGGGTGGCCCGACAGGCGATCTGCGAACCACTCCGTGAGGTCTCTCTCGAACAGGGCGACCTTGCGCTCTTCACGCTGCCGTCGCGGGGTTCAAGGCTGTTGAATGGTATCTCCAGGATCCCTACTGCAGCCGTGGCATCCCTTTTGGATCGCTATCCATCGGTGGCGGCCATCCGCTCGGCACCGGAAGAGGAACTGGCTTCGTTAGATAATATTGGACCCGACTGGGCCAGAGTGATTCGTGAGTCTCTTGGCGTCAGTCCGGTCGTCTCGCCGCTTGAGCGCTAA
- a CDS encoding Crp/Fnr family transcriptional regulator, which yields MDVLKCAEGDGVGTVLALVASHPVFSCFSGELMTPTFIGSHLKHYPKHGILYRHNTQAEDCFLICSGRIGLLAEGPWGSPCMLGIKSRGAVVGDLSLFDHSLRTSTAKALEPSLVLVIPYDLLRKSLVENPELSWSVLGAYAARIRANDERLVEALNLDLINRLARRLLDISQGQEQFVLDITQEEIASLVGASRERTNKALITLQRCGAIAIDNHRIYRVLDPDKLVLLALKRRDDRTDAKRLTNHSGPVGSNII from the coding sequence GTGGATGTGCTCAAGTGTGCTGAAGGTGACGGAGTCGGAACGGTGCTAGCCCTCGTGGCGAGTCATCCGGTGTTTTCTTGCTTCTCCGGAGAGCTGATGACGCCTACTTTTATCGGCTCCCATCTCAAGCACTACCCCAAGCATGGGATACTGTATCGTCACAACACGCAAGCTGAGGACTGCTTCTTGATCTGCTCTGGGCGGATCGGACTGCTCGCCGAGGGGCCATGGGGCAGCCCGTGCATGCTTGGAATCAAGTCACGTGGTGCCGTCGTAGGAGATTTGAGCCTTTTTGACCACTCTTTGAGGACTTCAACCGCCAAAGCACTTGAACCATCCCTGGTGCTTGTCATCCCCTACGATCTCCTACGCAAAAGCCTCGTCGAAAACCCCGAGCTGAGCTGGAGTGTTCTTGGCGCCTACGCGGCCAGGATCCGTGCGAACGACGAACGCCTAGTCGAGGCGCTCAACCTCGACCTGATCAACCGTCTCGCACGACGCCTCTTGGATATCTCTCAAGGTCAAGAACAGTTTGTTCTCGATATTACCCAAGAGGAGATCGCAAGCCTCGTCGGGGCCTCGCGCGAGCGCACCAACAAGGCGTTGATCACCCTGCAGCGCTGTGGTGCCATCGCCATCGACAACCACCGCATCTATCGTGTGCTGGATCCAGACAAGCTTGTGCTCTTAGCGCTCAAGCGGCGAGACGACCGGACTGACGCCAAGAGACTCACGAATCACTCTGGCCCAGTCGGGTCCAATATTATCTAA
- a CDS encoding CarD family transcriptional regulator — protein sequence MSFEVGDKVVYPHHGAAIIEDRERREDFGEEREYFVLKIAYGDLTVRVPVDLAEEVGLRDVINDEEVEEVFAVLGKKDARMPTNWSRRYKNHVEKLKSGDIYQVAEVVRNLTIRDNDKGLSAGERRMLAKARQILVSELTFALSVTPEDAEGRLDKALA from the coding sequence TTGTCATTTGAAGTCGGCGACAAGGTCGTCTATCCCCACCATGGTGCAGCGATCATCGAAGATCGGGAGCGTCGGGAGGACTTCGGGGAAGAACGGGAGTACTTTGTCCTTAAGATCGCATACGGAGACCTGACGGTTCGTGTACCTGTTGATCTTGCTGAAGAGGTTGGTCTACGTGATGTGATCAACGACGAAGAGGTCGAAGAGGTCTTCGCCGTCCTCGGGAAAAAGGATGCGCGTATGCCGACCAACTGGTCGCGGCGGTACAAGAACCACGTCGAGAAGCTTAAGTCGGGCGACATCTATCAGGTTGCCGAGGTGGTGCGCAATTTGACGATCCGTGACAATGACAAGGGTCTTTCTGCAGGTGAGCGAAGAATGCTTGCAAAGGCACGACAGATACTGGTCTCCGAACTCACCTTTGCGCTGTCGGTCACTCCTGAAGATGCTGAGGGGCGACTCGACAAGGCGCTCGCATAG
- the ispF gene encoding 2-C-methyl-D-erythritol 2,4-cyclodiphosphate synthase, which yields MSVATLIVAAGSGTRFGGPKQFERVDGVTLIDAAIARARAVSNLIVVALPPGVKLPPGADGLRYTVGAETRTGSVINAFRHLDETVDYVLIHDAARPFASEVLFERVVAALARGCAAVVPALASVDTLKVVEDAVVVRTLDRTKIVRVQTPQGFHYDVLAAIVESHREATDEAAIAEELGFTVSVVPGDELAAKVTVPGDLDRFRLPRVGLGFDIHPFGASGGGDLILAGTHFGPPGLVGHSDGDCLAHAVADAVLGAAGVGGIGDLFPDTDPALHGADSMDLLGRCRDVVEAKGYRIHSVDATVIAERPRLGPSLGVLGNALEECLGAPTLVKAKRAEGLGDLGAGLGVATLAIALLR from the coding sequence TTGTCGGTCGCAACCTTGATTGTCGCTGCTGGTTCAGGCACGCGTTTTGGGGGCCCCAAGCAGTTTGAACGCGTTGACGGTGTCACGCTGATCGATGCGGCGATTGCACGAGCCCGTGCGGTGTCAAATCTGATCGTCGTCGCACTTCCTCCTGGGGTGAAGCTACCACCAGGGGCGGACGGCCTGCGGTACACGGTTGGTGCTGAGACCAGGACTGGGTCGGTTATCAACGCGTTTCGTCACCTTGATGAGACTGTTGATTACGTGCTCATCCATGACGCCGCGCGTCCGTTCGCCTCCGAGGTGCTCTTTGAGCGAGTGGTCGCGGCGCTTGCCCGTGGGTGCGCGGCGGTGGTTCCCGCGCTGGCGTCGGTTGACACGCTCAAGGTGGTCGAGGATGCGGTCGTGGTGCGGACGTTGGACAGGACAAAGATCGTTCGTGTGCAGACGCCACAAGGGTTTCACTATGATGTGCTCGCCGCCATCGTCGAGAGCCATCGAGAGGCCACTGATGAGGCAGCAATCGCCGAGGAGCTGGGGTTTACGGTGTCGGTGGTGCCAGGGGATGAGCTCGCCGCAAAGGTGACCGTACCGGGCGACCTTGACCGCTTCCGACTCCCTCGGGTCGGCCTTGGCTTCGACATTCATCCGTTTGGAGCCAGCGGAGGGGGTGACCTCATCTTGGCCGGCACCCACTTTGGCCCTCCCGGGCTTGTCGGCCACTCCGATGGCGACTGTCTAGCGCACGCCGTCGCGGATGCGGTGCTAGGCGCCGCTGGTGTCGGTGGCATTGGTGACCTGTTTCCGGACACGGACCCTGCTCTTCATGGTGCTGACTCGATGGATCTCTTAGGTCGATGCCGTGATGTGGTCGAGGCGAAGGGCTATCGCATCCACTCTGTGGACGCGACGGTCATAGCTGAACGTCCTCGTCTTGGGCCCTCACTTGGTGTGCTCGGCAACGCCTTGGAGGAGTGTCTTGGAGCACCAACGCTGGTGAAGGCCAAACGGGCCGAAGGTCT